The DNA region TTCCAGACGGCTGTGGCCTGTGACCTCAAAGACGGGATAGTTGAGCCGAGCGGCCAGTTGCTTAATGAGGCTCGTCTTGCCGCTGCCTGTGGGACCAAACACGTAGAGCGGGTCAGATGCATTCATGAGCCAGACGATGACGTCCCGGCTGGTTTCGTGGAAGATGTAATTGGGGTCTATGGCCGGGGTGTATTCGTTGGGACTTGCGTATCCGGCCACGGTCCTGCCCGAGGGCGTACCGCTGAAGACGCTCCCGGCGTTGAGGTCGATGGGCTGGAGGCTGTCCAGGGTGGTGCTCATAATCGTGTCTCCTGTGAGAAATGCCCGGCTGGGGGCAACCGGGCTTTGTGGCGTTCGGGAAGCATTTAGGCCT from Spartobacteria bacterium includes:
- a CDS encoding AAA family ATPase, translating into MSTTLDSLQPIDLNAGSVFSGTPSGRTVAGYASPNEYTPAIDPNYIFHETSRDVIVWLMNASDPLYVFGPTGSGKTSLIKQLAARLNYPVFEVTGHSRLE